The following proteins are encoded in a genomic region of Phaeodactylum tricornutum CCAP 1055/1 chromosome 1, whole genome shotgun sequence:
- a CDS encoding predicted protein — translation MQDAKTKRIERSMEDFDPEIARMIGSEERRQRVGLELIASENFASKAVRQVLGSCLTNKYSEGNVGRRYYGGNAFIDQIETLCMKRALDLYELDTEEWGVNVQPYSGSPANFAVYTALLNPHDRIMGLDLPSGGHLTHGFQTPKKKVSATSVYFESMPYVVSADTGLVNYDDMEKRAKMFLPKLLIAGGSAYPREWDYSRMRQIADSVGAKLMVDMAHISGLVAGKVAESPFPYADVVTSTTHKTLRGPRSGMIFARREYIDAVNSAVFPSLQGGPHNQQIGALAVALKEATEPDFLKYTKDVIANAKALAAGLEKRGHVLATGGTDNHLMLWNVRQLGLTGSKVEKVLDLASITTNKNSIPGDTSALNPGGVRLGTPALTSRGMSENDFEKVAEFLHRGSEIALKAEHVAELELDRDNGQSKVLLKHFVAVLELDRDVRNQIDDLRKDVENFASQFEMPGSDL, via the coding sequence ATGCAAGATGCCAAAACTAAACGAATAGAAAGATCGATGGAAGATTTCGATCCTGAAATCGCGCGTATGATCGGGTCTGAGGAACGTCGTCAAAGAGTTGGTCTGGAACTGATTGCTTCGGAGAATTTTGCAAGTAAGGCAGTTCGCCAGGTTCTGGGTAGCTGCTTGACCAACAAATACAGTGAAGGAAATGTTGGACGTCGCTACTATGGTGGAAACGCGTTCATCGATCAAATAGAAACTCTTTGTATGAAACGTGCCTTAGACCTCTACGAGCTAGACACAGAAGAATGGGGTGTCAACGTTCAACCCTACTCAGGTTCTCCTGCCAATTTTGCCGTATACACGGCTCTTTTGAACCCCCACGATCGCATTATGGGTCTTGATTTACCGTCAGGTGGTCATTTAACCCATGGTTTTCAAacaccaaagaaaaaagtgTCGGCTACGAGCGTTTACTTTGAAAGCATGCCATACGTGGTGTCTGCGGATACGGGTTTAGTAAATTACGATGATATGGAAAAGAGAGCAAAGATGTTCCtgccgaaattgttgatTGCAGGAGGCTCTGCGTATCCAAGAGAATGGGATTATTCTCGAATGCGTCAAATCGCTGACTCGGTCGGAGCCAAGCTCATGGTCGACATGGCCCATATTTCCGGCCTCGTTGCCGGTAAGGTAGCCGAGAGCCCTTTTCCGTATGCTGATGTGGTCACTAGCACAACGCATAAAACATTGCGAGGGCCAAGATCAGGAATGATCTTTGCTCGTCGCGAATACATAGATGCTGTCAATTCCGCAGTCTTCCCGTCACTACAAGGAGGACCACATAATCAGCAAATCGGAGCACTTGCTGTTGCTTTGAAAGAAGCTACCGAACCAGACTTTTTGAAGTACACCAAAGACGTAATTGCTAACGCCAAGGCCCTTGCTGCGGGTTTAGAGAAAAGAGGACACGTATTGGCAACTGGAGGGACCGACAATCATCTCATGCTCTGGAACGTTCGTCAACTTGGTCTGACCGGTTCCAAGGTGGAAAAAGTGTTAGATCTGGCTAGTATCACAacgaacaaaaacagcatACCAGGAGACACGTCGGCTCTTAATCCAGGAGGCGTCCGTCTCGGTACTCCCGCTTTGACTTCCCGTGGAATGAGTGAGaacgactttgaaaaagtTGCAGAATTTTTGCACCGAGGCAGTGAAATTGCTCTCAAGGCAGAGCATGTTGCTGAGTTGGAATTGGATCGTGACAATGGTCAGTCAAAGGTGTTACTGAAGCATTTTGTAGCAGTGCTTGAGCTGGACCGAGACGTCAGAAACCAAATCGATGATCTACGGAAAGATGTGGAAAACTTTGCTTCCCAATTTGAAATGCCCGGTAGCGATCTATAA
- a CDS encoding predicted protein, with product MSMYVLKRNGRRESVHFDKITSRVSKLCYGLDAKHVDPVIISQKVIQGVYPGVTTSELDELAAQTAASFATQHPDYSILAARVSVSNLHKMTIARFSDLVEVFYNYKHPKTGEPASLISEEVYQIVQKHKDELDGAIVHARDFEYDYFGFKTLEKSYLLKVDGKIAERPQLMLMRVSVGIHGDDIPRVIETYNFLSERYFTHATPTLFNAGTNMPQMSSCFLMTMKEDSIDGIYDTLKNCAVISKYAGGIGLAIHNVRASQSYIRGTNGSSNGIVPMLRVFNNTARYVDQGGGKRKGSIAIYLEPWHADVFAFLDLRKNHGNESDRARDLFFAMWVPDLFMKRVKDNGTWSLLCPNECPGLADCFGDEFEALYERYEREGKVRQTIKAQQLWFAILDSQVETGTPYMLFKDHCNRKSNQQNLGTIKCSNLCTEIVEYTAPDEAAVCNLASISLSKLVVPGQYGQGGSFDFEKLREVSGVVTKNLNRIIDRNFYPIEEARRSNMRHRPIGIGVQGLADCFQMLRIPFDSPEARKLNTDIFETIYFGACTASCDLAAVDGHYESYPGSPSSKGQLQFDLWNVQPSNRWDWASLKAKIAEHGIRNSLLVAPMPTASTAQILGNNESTEPFTSNMYNRRVLAGEFTVVNKHLLRELTARGIWTENVRNRIIAENGSIQNVPEIPVEIREIFKTVWEIPQRAILDMAADRAPYICQSQSLNVHIADPNSKKLTSMHFYAWQKGLKTGMYYLRTRPKADAIKFTVDQEQLVSNKMKEVKLVDKENSSNMVTPPPPGATAMKGTQGLTTEDEEDMCLSCGA from the exons ATGTCGATGTATGTGCTCAAACGCAACGGCAGACGCGAGTCTGTGCACTTTGACAAGATCACAAGCCGCGTTTCCAAGCTCTGCTACGGATTGGACGCCAAG CATGTGGATCCGGTGATTATTTCCCAGAAAGTGATTCAGGGTGTCTACCCGGGTGTGACGACCTCGGAACTCGATGA ACTCGCGGCACAGACCGCTGCTTCGTTCGCTACCCAGCATCCCGATTATTCCATCCTGGCGGCGCGCGTTTCGGTTTCCAACTTGCACAAAATGACGATTGCTCGTTTCTCCGATCTCGTCGAAGTCTTTTACAATTACAAACACCCCAAAACGGGTGAACCCGCCTCTCTGATTTCCGAAGAAGTGTATCAGATTGTGCAAAAGCACAAGGACGAACTCGACGGCGCCATTGTACACGCGCGTGATTTCGAGTACGACTACTTCGGGTTCAAAACGCTCGAAAAGTCCTACTTGCTCAAGGTCGATGGCAAGATTGCCGAGCGCCCGCAGCTTATGCTCATGCGTGTGTCCGTCGGTATCCACGGAGACGATATCCCTCGGGTCATTGAGACCTACAACTTTCTGTCGGAGCGATACTTTACGCACGCCACCCCCACGCTCTTCAACGCCGGCACCAACATGCCACAGATGAGTTCCTGCTTTCTCATGACAATGAAGGAAGACTCCATCGACGGCATCTACGATACGCTCAAGAACTGCGCCGTCATTTCCAAGTATGCTGGAGGTATTGGCCTCGCCATTCATAACGTTCGGGCCAGCCAGAGCTACATTCGCGGCACTAACGGCTCCTCCAACGGCATCGTACCCATGCTCCGTGTCTTTAACAATACGGCGCGGTACGTCGACCAGGGCGGTGGCAAACGCAAGGGATCCATCGCCATTTACTTGGAACCCTGGCACGCGGACGTctttgcctttttggatCTGCGCAAAAACCACGGGAACGAAAGTGATCGCGCGCGCGATTTGTTCTTCGCCATGTGGGTGCCGGATCTCTTCATGAAGCGCGTCAAGGACAACGGCACCTGGTCCTTGTTATGCCCCAACGAGTGCCCCGGTCTCGCCGATTGTTTCGGCGACGAGTTTGAAGCCCTGTACGAACGCTACGAACGAGAAGGCAAAGTCCGACAAACCATCAAGGCGCAGCAGCTGTGGTTTGCCATTCTTGACTCCCAAGTCGAGACGGGAACGCCGTACATGCTCTTCAAGGATCACTGTAACCGCAAGTCAAACCAGCAAAATCTGGGTACCATCAAGTGCTCAAACCTGTGTACCGAAATTGTCGAATACACCGCACCGGACGAGGCGGCCGTTTGCAACTTGGCGTCCATTTCGTTAAGCAAACTGGTGGTACCCGGCCAATATGGTCAGGGTGGGTCGTTTGATTTTGAGAAGCTCCGTGAAGTCAGTGGAGTCGTGACCAAGAATCTCAATCGCATTATTGACCGAAATTTTTACCCCATCGAGGAAGCGAGGCG CTCCAATATGCGCCATCGCCCAATTGGAATCGGCGTCCAAGGCTTGGCGGACTGTTTCCAAATGCTGCGAATTCCTTTCGATTCTCCAGAAGCTCGTAAACTCAACACAGATATCTTTGAGACCATCTATTTTGGAGCCTGTACTGCCAGTTGTGATTTGGCGGCAGTGGACGGCCACTACGAGTCTTACCCTGGGTCTCCATCGAGCAAAGGACAGCTTCAATTTGATCTTTGGAACGTACAGCCCAGCAACCGATGGGACTGGGCCAGCCTCAAGGCAAAGATTGCGGAACACGGTATCCGCAATTCACTGTTGGTAGCTCCCATGCCAACGGCGTCGACCGCCCAAATCCTTGGAAATAACGAATCGACTGAGCCCTTTACATCCAACATGTACAACCGACGCGTGCTAGCTGGCGAATTTACCGTTGTTAACAAGCACTTGTTGCGTGAGCTGACGGCTCGCGGCATCTGGACTGAAAACGTCCGCAACCGAATCATTGCCGAGAATGGATCTATCCAGAATGTCCCCGAGATTCCGGTGGAGATTCGCGAGATTTTCAAGACCGTGTGGGAAATCCCACAACGTGCGATTTTGGATATGGCAGCGGATCGCGCTCCTTACATCTGCCAAAGCCAAAGCTTGAATGTGCACATTGCCGACCCTAACTCGAAGAAACTGACTTCAATGCACTTCTACGCCTGGCAGAAAGGGCTCAAGACAGGAATGTACTACTTGCGTACGCGCCCCAAggccgacgcaatcaagTTTACCGTTGACCAAGAACAACTCGTCTCGAACAAGATGAAGGAGGTCAAGCTGGTGGACAAGGAAAATTCAAGCAACATGGTTacgccaccgccaccaggGGCGACCGCCATGAAGGGCACACAGGGGCTAACCAcggaggacgaagaagatatgTGTCTAAGCTGCGGGGCCTAA
- a CDS encoding predicted protein has translation MSTGTSPKAPIYNQYKRKAPFSSCSKGSASADTFPIRQEQSASRIPLTEIRNQYASTSTNRRQRRLSIPNAISVQSPLLPSPTTALQLLQRHQQRTHTLRLIPNGLESWLSLARPGIYELVGEAGTGKSQTALSVCVQAASSTTGPSREPPLIAAPTTGTDVSLHLIPCRAIYISLKAQNNVVQIVKRLEQMVLSRQEQRPASTPDQMKAPTRSPPCTILQRILTRAAWNAEQLTQVLDELPVLLKSGTVRVLVLDSIADMFRTSEDTDGTRSQQSSHHHAARSAILFGLAARLKKLSDVFDVPVLVINQVALSGVWTKPALGLSWAHCIDVRYILTRQERGGDAGVVFGRRVTLDASSSHATGQHKAFFIRADGVVAG, from the coding sequence ATGAGTACTGGCACTTCGCCGAAGGCTCCAATCTACAATCAATACAAGCGCAAGGCCCCGTTTTCGTCCTGTTCGAAAGGATCGGCTTCTGCGGACACCTTTCCAATACGGCAAGAACAATCCGCTTCCCGAATTCCTCTCACAGAGATACGGAACCAGTATGCTTCTACCTCCACTAACCGTAGACAGAGACGATTGTCAATCCCCAATGCCATTTCGGTCCAATCTCCCCTGCTCCCCTCTCCCACAACTGCCTTGCAGCTGCTACAACGGCATCAGCAACGAACGCACACCCTCAGATTAATACCGAACGGTTTGGAATCCTGGTTGTCCTTGGCCCGGCCCGGCATTTACGAACTCGTGGGGGAGGCCGGAACCGGCAAATCACAAACCGCCCTTAGCGTGTGCGTCCAAGCAGCTTCCTCGACGACAGGCCCCTCCCGAGAACCACCGTTGATTGCCGCACCCACCACCGGCACTGACGTCTCTTTGCATCTGATCCCGTGTCGTGCAATATACATTTCTCTCAAGGCTCAAAACAATGTCGTACAAATCGTCAAACGACTGGAACAAATGGTCCTCTCCCGGCAGGAACAACGACCGGCGTCCACACCTGACCAAATGAAGGCTCCTACCAGATCTCCCCCTTGCACTATTTTGCAGCGCATTCTGACACGCGCAGCGTGGAACGCAGAACAACTCACGCAGGTATTGGACGAATTGCCAGTCTTGCTAAAATCCGGCACCGTCCGTGTGCTCGTCTTGGATTCCATTGCCGACATGTTCCGCACCAGTGAGGACACGGACGGCACTCGTTCGCAACAATCGTCACACCACCATGCGGCTCGCTCGGCCATTTTGTTTGGACTCGCGGCGCGTCTCAAAAAACTGTCGGACGTCTTTGATGTCCCCGTACTCGTCATCAATCAAGTGGCCCTGTCCGGAGTCTGGACCAAGCCCGCCCTGGGTTTATCTTGGGCGCACTGTATCGACGTACGGTACATTCTAACCCGACAGGAACGCGGCGGAGACGCGGGTGTCGTCTTTGGACGCCGCGTCACGTTGGACGCGTCGTCCAGCCATGCAACCGGACAGCACAAGGCCTTTTTTATACGTGCTGATGGAGTTGTTGCCGGGTAA
- a CDS encoding predicted protein: DYTGMFEGPEKTLEVVFRRDSDEHTDLSMGELSGTSSSNAPILRTGLRRLDRSDLDVVCARARCTILSSISNQYLDAYVLSESSLFIYPYMLVLKTCGTTTLLRCIATLIDLGRKLGLEIDWVGYSRKNFNFPGDQAFPHQSFHQELDYLYGHRNLCERLDGSGYTLGPVTGDHWFVFVADQTIRAKALDIDTDRVLNIMMFDIDENVTQLFYYDQYEQHLDGETKDDAVKRISEEQTSVSGIRSLCPGAIIDPRAFEPCGYSMNAVLFRSYSTIHITPESGSSYASFETNQKVGSYKALISNVIRTFRPKRFVMTLMADEG; this comes from the coding sequence GACTACACTGGCATGTTTGAAGGACCCGAAAAGACGTTAGAAGTCGTCTTTCGTCGGGACAGCGACGAACACACCGATCTCAGCATGGGCGAATTGTCGGGCACGTCCTCTTCGAACGCTCCCATTCTGCGAACCGGACTCCGCCGCCTCGATCGCAGCGATCTCGATGTCGTCTGCGCCCGCGCGCGGTGCACGATTCTCTCGTCCATCTCCAACCAGTATTTGGACGCCTACGTGCTTTCCGAATCCTCCCTCTTTATCTACCCCTACATGCTCGTGCTCAAAACCTGCGGTACCACGACCTTGTTGCGTTGCATTGCAACCTTGATTGATTTGGGACGCAAGTTGGGATTGGAAATCGATTGGGTTGGGTACAGTCGCAAAAACTTTAATTTTCCCGGCGATCAAGCCTTTCCACACCAGTCCTTTCATCAAGAGTTAGACTACCTCTACGGACACCGCAATCTTTGTGAACGTCTCGACGGCAGCGGATATACGCTCGGTCCGGTAACGGGTGATCACTGGTTCGTTTTTGTGGCTGATCAGACGATTCGGGCCAAAGCTCTGGATATCGACACGGATCGCGTGCTTAACATTATGATGTTTGACATTGACGAAAATGTTACGCAGCTTTTTTACTACGATCAGTATGAACAACATCTCGACGGGGAAACCAAGGACGATGCCGTCAAGCGCATCTCGGAAGAGCAGACCTCCGTTTCTGGGATTCGTTCGCTCTGCCCCGGTGCGATTATCGACCCACGCGCCTTTGAACCCTGCGGGTATTCCATGAATGCTGTCTTATTCCGCTCGTACTCGACCATTCATATTACTCCCGAGTCTGGTTCGTCCTACGCCAGCTTCGAAACGAACCAAAAGGTGGGATCGTACAAGGCCCTCATTTCCAACGTGATTCGTACGTTCCGCCCTAAGCGTTTCGTCATGACGCTGATGGCCGACGAAGGT